One window of the Lipingzhangella halophila genome contains the following:
- a CDS encoding IlvD/Edd family dehydratase gives MATTESGPNGRRSSHWFGASGRSGMLYRSWMRNQGFSDEVFDGRPVVGIAVSGSELAPCNAHLSRMAESVKRGVWQAGGFPLEFPVMALGETVLRPTAMFYRNLLAMEAEELMRANPLDGVVLLSGCDKTTPGLLMAAASVDLPAMMLTGGPMLNGKFRGQDIGSGTHVWKFEEEVRAGRMSEADCAFAESCMSRSNGHCMTMGTASTMACMAEALGMQPPYGATWPAVDARRYAAAQRAGQRAVTLIEEDIRPSSIMTREAFENAIRVNAAIGGSTNAVIHLLAIAGRLGVPLSLDDFDTLVRDIPTLLDLMPSGRFLMEDFCYAGGLPAVLAELGAALHTSAPTVTGEPLGAVVESGSAECHNREVIRPLDNPFQPAGTGTAVLRGNLAPNGAVVKQSAASPHLMRHRGRARVFDSPEEYYAVADDPELDVDADTVLVLRNCGPVGYPGMPEVSNVALPTRLLDEGVTDMVRVCDGRMSGTAYGTVVLHTAPEAAVGGPLALVRDGDEITLDVAARTLTLEVADQELDRRRSAWTPPAPHSDRGWSKLYGDHALQADQGADLDFLVGASGHAVPRESH, from the coding sequence ATGGCCACCACCGAATCCGGCCCGAACGGGCGCCGCAGCAGCCACTGGTTCGGCGCGAGCGGCCGATCCGGGATGCTGTACCGCTCGTGGATGCGCAACCAGGGCTTCAGCGACGAGGTGTTCGACGGGCGGCCCGTCGTCGGCATCGCCGTGTCCGGCTCTGAGCTGGCTCCTTGCAACGCGCACCTCTCCCGGATGGCGGAGTCGGTGAAACGCGGGGTGTGGCAGGCCGGCGGATTCCCACTGGAGTTCCCCGTGATGGCGCTCGGCGAGACCGTGCTGCGCCCAACGGCGATGTTCTACCGCAACCTGCTGGCCATGGAGGCCGAGGAGCTGATGCGCGCCAACCCGCTCGACGGGGTGGTGCTGCTCTCCGGGTGCGACAAGACCACACCCGGGCTGCTCATGGCCGCCGCCAGTGTCGACCTCCCCGCGATGATGCTCACCGGCGGCCCGATGCTGAACGGCAAGTTCCGCGGCCAGGACATCGGGTCGGGCACGCACGTGTGGAAGTTCGAGGAGGAGGTCCGGGCCGGCCGCATGAGCGAGGCCGACTGCGCCTTCGCCGAGTCCTGCATGTCGCGTTCCAACGGGCACTGCATGACCATGGGAACCGCCTCCACGATGGCCTGCATGGCCGAGGCCCTGGGCATGCAGCCGCCCTACGGTGCGACGTGGCCGGCCGTGGACGCGCGCCGCTACGCCGCCGCGCAACGCGCGGGACAGCGGGCCGTCACCCTGATCGAGGAGGACATCCGGCCCTCATCGATCATGACGCGCGAGGCGTTCGAGAACGCCATCCGGGTCAACGCCGCGATTGGCGGCTCCACCAACGCGGTGATCCACCTGCTGGCGATCGCCGGGCGGCTCGGCGTGCCGCTCTCCCTGGACGACTTCGACACCCTGGTCCGGGACATCCCCACCCTGCTGGACCTGATGCCCAGCGGCCGCTTCCTGATGGAGGACTTCTGCTACGCCGGCGGGCTCCCCGCGGTGCTGGCCGAGCTCGGTGCGGCGCTGCACACCAGCGCCCCCACCGTCACGGGCGAGCCCCTCGGCGCGGTGGTCGAGTCGGGCAGCGCCGAGTGCCACAACCGCGAGGTCATCCGGCCCCTCGACAACCCGTTCCAGCCCGCCGGCACCGGCACCGCGGTACTGCGCGGGAACCTCGCGCCCAACGGCGCGGTGGTGAAGCAGTCGGCCGCCAGTCCGCACCTGATGCGGCACCGGGGCAGGGCGCGCGTTTTCGACTCGCCCGAGGAGTACTACGCGGTCGCCGACGACCCGGAGCTGGACGTGGACGCGGACACGGTGCTGGTACTGCGCAACTGCGGACCGGTCGGCTACCCGGGCATGCCCGAGGTCAGCAACGTGGCCCTGCCGACCAGGCTGCTCGATGAGGGTGTGACCGACATGGTGCGCGTCTGCGACGGGAGGATGTCGGGCACGGCGTACGGCACCGTGGTCCTGCACACCGCACCCGAGGCGGCGGTCGGCGGCCCCCTCGCGCTGGTCCGCGACGGCGACGAGATCACCCTGGACGTGGCCGCGCGCACCCTGACCCTGGAGGTGGCCGACCAGGAGCTGGACCGGCGCCGGTCCGCGTGGACCCCGCCCGCGCCGCACTCGGATCGCGGTTGGAGCAAGCTCTACGGCGACCACGCCCTCCAGGCGGACCAGGGTGCGGACCTGGACTTCCTGGTCGGAGCGAGCGGGCACGCGGTCCCCCGGGAGTCGCACTGA
- a CDS encoding aldehyde dehydrogenase (NADP(+)), protein MTQPTLQDTSETELDRTMDAAAGAAAEFGALRPRERATMLRAAADALDAAADELVPVAQRESRLPEPRLRGELARTTFQLRLFAGTLEDGGYLEATIDTADPDWPMGARPDVRRILQPLGPVGVFGASNFPFAFSVAGGDSASALAAGCPVVVKGHPGHPELSVRTGEVVSRALRAAGAPEGTFAVVLGDETGRRLVLHPQVRAVGFTGSIAGGRALHDLAMGRPDPIPFYGELGSINPVFVTRGAVDARGEEILSGYAGSFTLGVGQFCTKPGVLLLPEGTSLDALVEAVRQRPAAAMLNERVESGFSSGVDSLVSHPEVEVLVRGEASANGDGEQAWTPTLVRTSARALLENTSELLEERFGPASVVVTYSTEEERDQVAAALPGQLTATVHAENDEPVGPLVTQLAERAGRVLWNGWPTGVSVTHAMHHGGPYPASTSVLHTSVGTTAIRRFLRPVSYQDIPQHLLPDALRDDNPLGIPRRVNGELELPAK, encoded by the coding sequence ATGACACAGCCGACACTCCAGGACACCAGCGAAACCGAACTCGACCGGACTATGGACGCCGCCGCGGGAGCCGCCGCGGAGTTCGGGGCCCTCCGTCCGCGTGAGCGCGCCACGATGCTGCGGGCCGCCGCCGACGCGCTGGACGCCGCCGCAGACGAGTTGGTCCCCGTGGCCCAGCGGGAGAGCCGGCTGCCCGAGCCCCGGCTGCGCGGGGAACTGGCCCGCACCACGTTCCAGCTGCGCCTGTTCGCGGGCACGCTTGAGGACGGTGGCTACCTGGAAGCCACAATCGACACGGCCGACCCCGACTGGCCCATGGGGGCGCGTCCCGATGTGCGGCGCATCCTGCAGCCGCTGGGCCCCGTCGGGGTCTTCGGTGCCAGCAACTTCCCGTTCGCGTTCAGCGTCGCGGGCGGCGACAGCGCGTCCGCGCTCGCGGCGGGCTGCCCCGTTGTCGTGAAGGGGCACCCGGGGCACCCGGAGCTTTCCGTGCGCACCGGCGAGGTGGTCAGCAGGGCGCTTCGCGCGGCGGGCGCGCCGGAGGGCACGTTCGCGGTGGTCCTGGGCGACGAGACCGGCCGGCGCCTCGTGCTCCACCCGCAGGTCCGCGCGGTCGGATTCACCGGCTCGATCGCCGGTGGACGCGCGCTGCACGACCTCGCCATGGGACGGCCCGACCCCATTCCCTTCTACGGGGAGCTCGGCAGCATCAACCCGGTGTTCGTGACGCGGGGCGCGGTGGACGCGCGCGGTGAGGAGATCCTCTCCGGCTACGCGGGCTCGTTCACCCTGGGCGTCGGCCAGTTCTGCACCAAGCCGGGCGTGCTGCTGCTGCCCGAGGGCACGTCGCTGGACGCGCTGGTGGAGGCCGTCCGCCAGCGCCCCGCTGCCGCGATGCTCAACGAGCGAGTCGAGAGCGGCTTCTCCTCGGGTGTGGACTCTCTGGTGTCGCACCCCGAGGTGGAGGTCCTGGTCCGCGGCGAGGCGTCCGCGAACGGCGACGGCGAGCAGGCCTGGACCCCGACCCTGGTGCGGACCAGCGCCCGGGCGCTCCTGGAGAACACCTCGGAGCTGCTGGAGGAGCGCTTCGGACCCGCGTCGGTGGTGGTGACCTACTCCACAGAGGAGGAACGCGACCAGGTCGCCGCGGCACTGCCCGGCCAGCTCACGGCCACGGTGCACGCCGAGAACGACGAGCCCGTGGGGCCGCTGGTCACCCAGCTCGCCGAGCGCGCTGGGCGGGTGCTGTGGAACGGGTGGCCCACCGGGGTGTCCGTCACGCACGCCATGCACCACGGCGGTCCCTACCCCGCGAGCACGTCGGTGCTGCACACCTCGGTGGGCACCACGGCGATCCGGCGGTTCCTGCGCCCCGTGTCCTACCAGGACATTCCGCAGCACCTGCTGCCCGACGCGCTGCGCGACGACAACCCGCTGGGAATCCCGCGCCGCGTCAACGGCGAGCTGGAGCTGCCCGCGAAGTAG